A section of the Ignisphaera sp. genome encodes:
- the rpl4p gene encoding 50S ribosomal protein L4 has protein sequence MDRLWIVYPAEKKYGTLVDIDGNIVDKIELPLVFSLPVRIDVIRRAVHSALTAKLQPKGRDPLAGKRRVGESWGIGYSVARVPRLDNGRAVFAPNVRGGRRQFAPTVMERIHEEINRKEMKLAIMSSLAGLADPKFVFKRSYVVPKSVENIPIVVVNSIEDISATKDLKKFLVRLGLWGNIERAQEMTRIRAGRGKMRGRRYVEPKSLLFIISSSKAPLTRAIRNLPGSDYVTPMTLNILKLAPGGLPGRLSIITVKALEMISHLFPVEKA, from the coding sequence ATGGACAGATTGTGGATTGTATATCCTGCAGAGAAAAAGTATGGAACTCTTGTCGATATAGATGGAAATATTGTTGATAAAATTGAACTTCCACTAGTCTTTAGTTTACCCGTTAGAATAGATGTTATTCGTAGAGCAGTTCATTCAGCTTTAACAGCAAAACTTCAACCAAAAGGTAGAGATCCTTTAGCGGGTAAAAGGCGTGTTGGCGAGTCTTGGGGTATAGGCTATAGTGTTGCAAGAGTACCTAGATTAGATAATGGTAGAGCTGTTTTCGCACCTAACGTGAGAGGAGGTAGAAGACAATTTGCGCCAACAGTTATGGAGAGAATACATGAAGAAATAAATCGTAAAGAAATGAAGTTGGCAATAATGTCTTCTCTAGCTGGTCTAGCCGATCCTAAATTCGTGTTCAAGAGAAGTTATGTGGTTCCAAAGAGTGTAGAGAACATACCTATAGTAGTTGTCAACAGTATCGAAGATATATCAGCAACAAAGGATCTCAAGAAGTTCTTGGTAAGGCTTGGTCTATGGGGAAATATCGAGAGAGCACAAGAGATGACACGTATAAGAGCTGGTAGAGGTAAGATGCGTGGAAGACGTTATGTAGAGCCTAAAAGTCTCCTCTTCATAATTTCAAGTAGTAAAGCTCCATTAACGAGAGCTATAAGAAACTTGCCTGGTTCAGATTACGTTACACCAATGACTCTGAACATATTGAAGCTAGCTCCTGGAGGTCTACCAGGAAGGTTGAGTATAATCACAGTAAAGGCTCTGGAAATGATATCGCACTTGTTTCCGGTGGAAAAAGCTTGA